Proteins encoded in a region of the Vicia villosa cultivar HV-30 ecotype Madison, WI linkage group LG5, Vvil1.0, whole genome shotgun sequence genome:
- the LOC131608079 gene encoding uncharacterized protein LOC131608079 — protein MESGKLEMFQVGPCKDSYEMGLLIGQRFSQRIKNRIAADTILQNQLRPFAQSPQSESLLKSLFHNNQTKFPMYWDELLGTSAGSGVPLLDILLINFKKEILPFVPKEEVKNLEDDSSNECSDVLVVGESMAIAAHNEDANVNLVGHTYIIKGILPDGIFFVGYTYAGELPSSAFAFNSNGLVFTLNAVPPAEDEIVAGGIGRNFVSRHILEAQGIDDAINRIRSSEVSAGHSYNLIELSTRRIVNVETASKKRISIHEVGETPFFHANMYRHLHINQAQDESSISRLKRANVMTKTTKDDFLSILGDADNTKYPIYMTGPLLHTLCTAVIDLDEQTLSIIEGNPKKGDASLVFSLSSMSLINGNLDNHL, from the exons ATGGAATCTGGAAAACTTGAGATGTTCCAAGTTGGACCATGCAAAGATTCCTACGAAATGGGTCTCTTAATAGGCCAAAGATTCTCCCAACGAATCAAAAACAGAATTGCTGCAGATACAATACTTCAAAACCAGCTTCGACCTTTTGCTCAATCTCCTCAATCAGAATCACTTCTAAAATCACTTTTTCATAATAATCAAACCAAATTCCCTATGTATTGGGATGAACTTTTGGGAACTTCAGCAGGAAGTGGTGTCCCTCTCCTTGAT ATTTTACTTATTAACTTCAAGAAGGAGATTCTACCATTTGTTCCAAAAGAAGAAGTGAAAAATTTAGAAGATGATTCTTCAAATGAATGTTCTGATGTTCTTGTTGTTGGCGAATCTATGGCCATTGCAGCAcacaatgaagatgcaaatgttaACCTTGTTGGTCACAC TTACATAATCAAAGGAATATTGCCAGATGGAATTTTCTTTGTTGGTTATACATATGCTGGAGAGCTTCCAAGTTCTGCATTTGCTTTTAATAGCAATGGATTGGTGTTCACTCTGAATGCAGTACCACCTGCTGAAGATGAAATTGTAGCCGGTGGAATTGGGCGCAATTTCGTTTCTCGACACATTCTTGAAGCTCAAGGCATCGACGATGCTATTAAT AGGATTCGCTCATCAGAAGTTTCGGCGGGACACTCGTATAACCTGATTGAGTTGAGTACTCGTAGGATTGTTAACGTTGAAACTGCGTCCAAGAAGCGAATTTCAATTCACGAGGTCGGGGAAACACCTTTCTTCCATGCAAACATGTATCGTCACTTACATATTAATCAG GCGCAAGATGAGAGTTCGATTAGCAGGCTGAAAAGGGCAAATGTGatgacaaaaacaacaaaagacgATTTTCTGTCAATTCTAGGAGATGCAGATAACACAAAATATCCCATCTACATGACAG GTCCATTGCTTCACACGCTATGTACTGCTGTTATCGATCTAGATGAACAAACTCTGTCAATAATTGAAGGAAATCCGAAAAAAGGAGATGCTTCACTTGTTTTCAGTCTCTCTTCAATGAGTTTGATCAATGgcaatcttgataatcacttataG